The following are encoded in a window of Kogia breviceps isolate mKogBre1 chromosome 10, mKogBre1 haplotype 1, whole genome shotgun sequence genomic DNA:
- the RPL32 gene encoding large ribosomal subunit protein eL32 — MAALRPLVKPKIVKKRTKKFIRHQSDRYVKIKRNWRKPRGIDNRVRRRFKGQILMPNIGYGSNKKTKHMLPSGFRKFLVHNVKELEVLLMCNKSYCAEIAHNVSSKNRKAIVERAAQLAIRVTNPNARLRSEENE, encoded by the exons ATGGCTGCCCTCAGACCCCTCGTGAAACCTAAGATCGTCAAAAAGAGGACCAAGAAGTTCATCCGGCACCAGTCAGACCGATATGTCAAAATTAAG CGGAACTGGCGGAAACCCAGAGGCATTGACAACAGGGTGCGCAGGAGATTCAAGGGCCAGATCTTGATGCCCAACATCGGTTACGGGAGCAACAAGAAAACCAAGCACATGCTGCCCAGCGGCTTCCGGAAGTTCCTGGTCCACAACGTCAAGGAGCTTGAAGTGCTGCTGATGTGCAACAA GTCCTACTGTGCCGAGATTGCGCACAACGTCTCCTCCAAGAACCGCAAAGCCATTGTGGAGAGAGCAGCCCAGCTGGCCATCAGAGTCACCAATCCCAACGCCAGGCTGCGCAGCGAAGAAAATGAATAG